The following coding sequences lie in one Nakaseomyces glabratus chromosome K, complete sequence genomic window:
- the APC5 gene encoding anaphase promoting complex subunit 5 (CAGL0K09108g~Ortholog(s) have ubiquitin-protein transferase activity, role in anaphase-promoting complex-dependent catabolic process, chromatin assembly, protein ubiquitination and anaphase-promoting complex localization), with translation MTQCPIKVSYTLTPYDLTILVLIYMYVFEGIHVPLKIFLRLIPEYEDTTEELLLLHLEPVSSKSIEPVLPYLKDIIKLLETEKRVDIAKSLLGHLQNIDGLEVINNLVWVLDKECLLKSNKNKDQIMIGSVNKLIAKKSVLGVYIRYCFKKYICGGFEEREDLWNSFVFFRHQFLNDVDSLSYRSLDLEEYKFQYFEFGTTSKVVLPSYESQSDLKSIELMKKLIKKTNNTGLSKENTLIVSPDQLHNYINWEVSQVYFLKTKSSNYDNIFDNLTLHDITRFPAIFFIRYLNAVNENRYQDALDFLHNYFDYTLTQSSENCYHISLLYLATFHASFGDANSALKAFEEATKIARENKDTSTLNVIMIWVINFLEKYPIFADRFYVTVDQIIKYLKSSSDTDNAVILKNAYRFDSIMQMYKCTNAIDIFESTLKYMTIVFQSIKISDVPYKYLNYASMMWKVLGQRLIADIYEKIIPINNNDGFREDILHYEHLLEKKDYTPIGEFIERKKKCRLTFQQTLELRILEVRYLVVVREYWSAIEVIESSLVEFSRFISESKWQSLLEFEKARILIECKASIRAIPLIQNLYDRAITTHDPYFASKAVLLLVHALAKIGKLDESRRLFTANLGVMYQFHDLDDEINRISNVVNNIKYKNMTI, from the coding sequence ATGACACAATGCCCGATCAAAGTCAGTTACACATTAACTCCATATGACCTAACAATACTGGTATTAATTTACATGTATGTATTCGAGGGAATACATGTACCTTTGAAGATATTTCTGCGTTTGATTCCTGAATATGAAGATACTACTGAAGAGCTTTTATTGCTACATTTGGAGCCGGTCTCTAGCAAGTCAATTGAGCCAGTGCTACCATACCTAAaagatataataaaattgctggaaacagaaaaaagaGTAGACATTGCGAAATCTCTACTAGGCCAccttcaaaatattgatggTTTAGAGGTCATAAACAACTTAGTTTGGGTTTTAGACAAGGAATGCCTACTGAAGAGTAACAAAAATAAGGATCAAATAATGATCGGATCTGTGAATAAACTGATTGCTAAAAAAAGTGTTCTAGGCGTTTACATTAGATACTGTtttaagaaatatatatgtggCGGATTTGAAGAGCGTGAGGATTTATGGAACAGTTTTGTGTTTTTTAGACATCAATTCCTAAATGACGTTGATTCGTTAAGCTATAGATCTTTGGATTTGGAGGAATACAagtttcaatattttgagtTTGGCACAACATCAAAAGTTGTTCTACCCTCTTATGAATCCCAATCTGATCTCAAATCGATAGAACTGATGAAAAAGCTCATTAAAAAAACCAACAACACTGGATTaagcaaagaaaatacaCTTATTGTCTCACCCGATCAGCTACACAATTATATCAATTGGGAAGTTTCTCAAGTTTACTTTCTCAAAACGAAATCATCAAATTACgataatatctttgatAACCTAACACTTCATGATATTACCAGATTTccagcaattttttttatcagaTACTTGAATGCAGTTAATGAAAATCGTTACCAAGATGCTCTAGATTTTTTGCACAATTATTTTGACTACACTTTAACACAGAGCTCTGAAAATTGCTACCACATCTCCCTTCTATATCTTGCCACTTTTCATGCGTCATTTGGGGATGCCAATTCTGCTTTAAAAgcatttgaagaagcaacTAAGATTGCTCGTGAAAATAAAGACACTTCAACACTAAACGTGATAATGATATGGGTAATTAATTTTCTAGAAAAATACCCTATCTTTGCTGATAGATTTTATGTTACTGTTgatcaaataataaaatatttaaagTCAAGCTCTGATACAGACAATGCAGTAATACTTAAGAATGCATATCGATTTGACTCAATAATGCAGATGTATAAATGCACTAATGCGATTGATATCTTTGAGTCGACGCTGAAATACATGACGATAGTATTTCAGAGTATAAAAATATCAGACGTTCCTTACAAGTACCTAAACTATGCGTCAATGATGTGGAAAGTATTAGGACAACGACTCATAGCTGACATTTATGAAAAGATTATTccaataaataataatgatgGCTTCCGAGAGGATATCCTACATTATGAACACCTTTTAGAGAAAAAGGATTACACGCCCATAGGAGAATTcatagaaagaaaaaagaaatgccGGTTGACATTTCAACAAACTCTGGAGTTACGAATATTAGAGGTACGCTACTTAGTAGTTGTCAGAGAATACTGGTCTGCAATAGAGGTCATTGAAAGTTCACTGGTTGAGTTTTCTAGGTTTATATCTGAGTCTAAGTGGCAATCCTTGCTTGAGTTTGAAAAAGCGAGGATATTAATAGAATGTAAAGCTTCCATCAGGGCTATACCTTTAATACAAAATCTATACGATAGAGCTATTACAACTCATGACCCATACTTTGCATCCAAAGCGGTCTTATTATTAGTTCATGCACTAGCTAAAATTGGAAAGTTAGATGAATCCAGAAGGCTATTCACAGCTAACTTAGGAGTCATGTATCAGTTTCATGATTTGGATGATGAGATTAATAGGATATCAAATGTtgtaaataatatcaaatacaaaaacatGACTATTTAG
- the CLP1 gene encoding cleavage polyadenylation factor subunit CLP1 (CAGL0K09086g~Ortholog(s) have RNA binding activity, role in gene looping, mRNA polyadenylation, pre-mRNA cleavage required for polyadenylation, response to drug and cytosol, mRNA cleavage factor complex localization): protein MAEVEALPGLKQPVDDAGLLEDANQVHTLVIPSGHIWRVELSSDEKLSLKVTAGIGEIFGTELANNVEYTFWDWKFGIYAVEELEIEWKCPQLHDRELSIVENTTAHNVYNLHFALEKMRSSTFDGPRIMVVGEKNTGKTALCRTLCSYAIKNKPYQPMFVNLNPVEPIFSPPGCVTAVPISSTLDAQLPRWGETMTSGATRLHGKQPIIKNFGFETIAENRSLYKLVTKKLFETVSERLQNDSLVHRSGCIVDSPPLENCDDEYSELVEAIVGLRINYLIILCNDNDKGREIYTKVSKIVNTYVGERLLRVPTMAGVFEKDDVYIRAQQRAAIREYFYGDTRTVLSPYNLGCDTSDITVWRPKSVLQGENTNLDTLEVAPVDSSTLQYALVAITYASRKSDSEEVLQAPILGFGLITELNEKRNKLKILLPVPGRLPPNAMILTSFRYLE, encoded by the coding sequence ATGGCTGAAGTGGAAGCCCTCCCAGGTCTTAAGCAACCGGTGGATGATGCCGGTCTGTTAGAAGATGCTAACCAAGTGCATACGCTGGTAATTCCTAGTGGACATATATGGCGTGTTGAACTTTCATctgatgaaaaattatcGCTAAAGGTTACGGCTGGTATTGGTGAGATATTCGGGACAGAACTAGCCAACAATGTTGAGTATACTTTTTGGGATTGGAAATTTGGAATATATGCTGTAGAGGAACTTGAAATTGAGTGGAAATGCCCACAATTACATGATAGGGAACTTTCGATTGTGGAGAATACGACTGCGCATAACGTTTACAATCTACATTTTGCACTCGAAAAAATGAGGAGCTCTACATTTGATGGACCAAGGATTATGGTTGTTGGTGAGAAGAACACTGGTAAAACTGCACTATGTAGAACATTATGTTCTTATGCTATCAAGAACAAGCCATATCAGCCTATGTTCGTCAATTTGAATCCAGTTGAGCCTATCTTTAGTCCTCCAGGTTGTGTTACTGCTGTGCCGATTTCAAGCACATTGGATGCCCAATTACCACGATGGGGTGAAACTATGACTAGTGGTGCCACTAGGTTGCATGGTAAACAACCtataataaagaattttggttttgaaacaattgcTGAAAACCGGAGTCTCTATAAATTGGTTACTAAAAAATTATTCGAAACAGTGAGTGAAAGATTACAAAATGATTCTCTTGTACATAGATCTGGTTGTATCGTTGATTCACCGCCATTGGAAAACTGTGATGATGAATATTCAGAGTTAGTGGAAGCAATTGTTGGTCTTCGAATCAATTACTTGATTATATTGTGTAATGACAATGATAAGGGAAGGGAAATATACACGAAAGTTTCGAAAATAGTCAATACTTATGTCGGTGAAAGACTCCTAAGAGTACCGACTATGGCAGGTGTATTCGAAAAGGATGATGTCTATATTAGAGCTCAGCAACGTGCAGCAATACGAGAATATTTCTATGGTGATACTAGAACAGTTTTAAGTCCTTATAATTTAGGATGTGACACCTCAGATATTACAGTATGGAGGCCAAAGTCTGTTCTTCAGGGTGAGAATACAAACTTAGATACTCTAGAAGTAGCTCCAGTAGATAGCAGTACTTTACAATATGCATTGGTTGCTATCACATATGCTTCTAGAAAATCAGATTCTGAAGAGGTTCTACAAGCACCTATATTAGGATTTGGTCTAATCACAGAGCTCAATGAAAAACGTAACAAACTCAAAATTCTACTCCCTGTACCTGGAAGACTTCCACCCAATGCAATGATTTTAACCTCGTTTAGATATCTAGAATAA
- the NAT5 gene encoding peptide alpha-N-acetyltransferase subunit NAT5 (CAGL0K09020g~Ortholog(s) have peptide alpha-N-acetyltransferase activity, role in N-terminal protein amino acid acetylation and NatA complex, cytosolic ribosome localization) — translation MGRSIINLDNVYENNLGMMAKIAKIVYPNQQFEESFFSELFKGGNDKKKEAYMAQIAYYSEIPVGTIKLLLLQKKKSDSLQKGLHIELLAVLEKYDDHEIKEKLLEYALDECKKNHQHKLFTATRSSDEQLMNWYKEHGFTETGSKGEPVTLSDGTSEETVLLIRELD, via the coding sequence ATGGGTCGTTCGATTATTAACCTGGATAATGTATATGAGAATAACTTGGGGATGATGGCAAAGATTGCCAAAATCGTTTATCCAAACCAACAATTTGAAGAGAGCTTCTTTTCTGAATTGTTCAAAGGTggtaatgataaaaaaaaagaggcTTACATGGCTCAAATCGCTTACTATAGCGAAATTCCTGTAGGTACCATCAAATTGCTTTTattacaaaagaagaagagtgACAGCTTACAAAAAGGTTTACATATCGAGCTTTTAGCCGTCCTAGAAAAATACGATGATcatgaaataaaagaaaaattgcTTGAGTATGCTCTTGATGAATGCAAAAAGAATCACCAGCACAAACTATTTACTGCTACTAGAAGTAGTGATGAACAACTTATGAATTGGTACAAAGAACATGGATTTACTGAAACTGGTTCCAAGGGTGAACCTGTTACATTATCAGATGGTACTTCCGAAGAAACTGTGCTCTTAATAAGGGAACTTGACTAA
- the TUM1 gene encoding thiosulfate sulfurtransferase (CAGL0K09064g~Ortholog(s) have thiosulfate sulfurtransferase activity, role in tRNA wobble position uridine thiolation and mitochondrion localization) has product MSLFKLITPCAFVELTKASKKVVPVDSTWYLPNLKRDGKQEFMDVERIPGAVYFDIDDIRDSASEFPHMAPDLATFNEGMSQLGVNKEDILVVYDRIGNFSAPRCAWTLVMLGHPEVYLLNNFNAYKKEGYPLDTTKWTKLTQYPKSNYKSETNLCPENVITYEQMLELVKSGELKKKYNVYDARALNRFEGKAPEPRPDISSGHVAGVQPLPFTEILDQPDLTFPQEQVDMEKKVQEAFKKLNNTYDPSKPTIVMCGTGVSACIIRTALEHSGVKDIKLYDGSWVEWVLRSDPKLIAKDRE; this is encoded by the coding sequence ATGTCTTTGTTTAAATTGATTACTCCGTGTGCATTTGTTGAGCTTACGAAGGCCTCCAAGAAGGTGGTACCTGTTGACTCTACTTGGTACCTGCCCAATTTGAAGCGTGATGGTAAGCAAGAGTTTATGGACGTTGAACGTATTCCTGGTGCTGtctattttgatattgatgatatcaGGGATTCAGCTAGCGAGTTTCCACATATGGCTCCAGACCTAGCTACTTTCAATGAAGGGATGAGTCAACTTGGTGTGAATAAGGAGGACATTCTGGTTGTCTATGACAGAATTGGTAATTTCAGCGCTCCTCGTTGTGCATGGACATTGGTTATGCTAGGCCACCCAGAAGTGTACCTGTTGAACAACTTCAATGCGTACAAGAAAGAGGGCTATCCCCTAGACACTACAAAATGGACAAAGCTCACTCAGTATCCAAAATCTAACTATAAGTCTGAAACCAACCTCTGTCCTGAAAATGTGATTACCTATGAACAAATGCTGGAATTGGTGAAGTCTGGcgagttgaagaagaagtacaATGTCTATGATGCAAGAGCTTTGAACAGATTTGAAGGTAAAGCTCCAGAACCAAGACCTGATATTAGCTCAGGTCATGTTGCTGGTGTACAGCCTCTGCCATTTACTGAAATCTTGGATCAACCTGATCTAACATTCCCACAAGAACAGGTTGACATGGAAAAGAAAGTTCAAGAGGCATTCAAAAAGCTGAATAATACCTACGATCCAAGCAAGCCTACGATTGTCATGTGTGGTACTGGAGTCAGTGCATGCATCATTAGAACAGCTTTGGAACATTCAGGTGTTAAGGACATAAAATTGTATGATGGATCATGGGTTGAATGGGTCTTAAGATCAGATCCTAAGCTCATTGCTAAAGATAGAGAGTGA
- the TMA16 gene encoding Tma16p (CAGL0K09042g~Ortholog(s) have nucleus, ribosome localization), which translates to MPLSKSLSKVQKKIKGSGKQVAVHPKGRKYQQLVRATMRESKVQEKKRAHNEKRSNELARVKFIQDVIKSDSFKDKKNFSYEEAAVFIEQFINRDDPELEQFKKKQRSNRPTPNRQLLLEQKKKLEMEEFKKGFLCPDLADEQSVVFLRNWNGTFGAMSTFKMIRINNEGKQVVGGHNKFTGSENNEIEMA; encoded by the coding sequence ATGCCGTTATCTAAGTCGTTATCGAAGGtgcagaagaagatcaaggGTAGTGGCAAGCAGGTTGCTGTCCATCCCAAGGGTCGTAAGTACCAACAGTTGGTGAGGGCGACCATGCGTGAAAGCAAAGTGCAGGAGAAGAAGCGTGCTCACAATGAGAAGAGATCCAACGAACTTGCTAGAGTGAAGTTTATACAAGATGTGATCAAGAGCGATAGTTTTaaagacaagaagaatTTTAGTTACGAGGAAGCTGCTGTCTTTATTGAGCAGTTTATCAACCGTGATGATCCGGAATTAGAACAGTTTAAGAAGAAGCAACGTAGTAATAGACCCACTCCAAACAGACAGTTGCTTCTAgaacagaaaaagaaacttgAAATGGAAGAGTTCAAGAAAGGTTTCCTATGTCCTGACTTGGCAGACGAACAAAGTGTTGTTTTCCTAAGGAACTGGAACGGTACCTTTGGTGCCATGAGTACCTTCAAGATGATTAGAATCAATAATGAGGGTAAGCAAGTGGTCGGTGGCCATAACAAGTTTACAGGTTCCgaaaacaatgaaattgaaatggCATAA
- the OSW1 gene encoding Osw1p (CAGL0K08998g~Ortholog(s) have role in ascospore wall assembly and prospore membrane localization) has product MRAPPPQRKSKSRYFAPYFVNIRELLRFRKIKAFWNRQKLFKKQFENLHQVYQQRYNSSIDSHPDGQVALCNHENLTQITPISGIRIEDMCCLSSTHESQSADKKPLLIATFPRGCNRSPTVRILKRNKWSWLPISKRKYKLSFFNNEIFDPQLHSKSIEVKSHTCANTVRMIRKYAHEKANVKIIFHNRNIIKSKFLDGHEDAIRPPSYIEFGNNHTLRIEDFRSLKRKRPRKNTHKQSYYQTIR; this is encoded by the coding sequence ATGAGAGCACCTCCTCCACAAAGGAAGTCAAAGAGTAGGTATTTTGCGCCGTATTTCGTCAATATCCGAGAGTTACTTAGATTCCGTAAAATAAAAGCATTTTGGAATCGCCAAAAGCTATTtaaaaagcaatttgagAACCTGCACCAAGTATACCAGCAGAGATATAATAGCTCAATAGATAGCCACCCCGATGGACAAGTTGCCCTTTGTAATCATGAAAACTTGACTCAGATAACGCCGATTTCGGGGATACGCATTGAAGATATGTGTTGTTTAAGCTCAACACATGAATCTCAATCAGCAGACAAAAAACCACTACTAATAGCGACATTTCCAAGAGGATGTAATAGATCACCTACAGTACGCATATTAAAACGGAATAAATGGTCATGGCTACCCATCagtaaaagaaaatataaactGTCATTCTTTAACAACGAAATTTTTGATCCGCAACTCCATAGCAAGAGTATAGAGGTAAAATCCCACACTTGTGCCAATACAGTCAGAATGATTAGAAAATATGCCCATGAGAAAGCAAATGTTAAAATTATCTTTCATAACAGAAATATCATAAAATCCAAATTTCTGGATGGGCATGAAGACGCAATCAGACCACCAAGTTATATTGAATTCGGAAATAACCATACATTACGTATTGAAGACTTCAGGTCTCTAAAACGAAAACGTCCAAGGAAAAATACTCACAAACAATCATACTATCAAACAATTAGATga
- the SRL1 gene encoding Srl1p (CAGL0K09130g~Putative adhesin-like protein): protein MQLKQYISALALAISTASAASAYSNSTYQASYQNAPLSSVNPTAAVSSVDANGNAAAAVPSSSSSSTFSATRGDTTTLQPPQSVVAQEVIITHSDETTTYYETSTLYSTVYLTNSKSKSVAAQDAAQQQKENVITVTKTDANGGVVTVVTTVTVGADSRPTGTVISDGSSGTTTSTITSTLFVTVRQSAVSVGPSNAPIGKELAGINSVSSSQSASAQGCVPVTTTVTDTVTDTVVSTVTATPSPSIQYVTVTMASNGTIASNGTINGTHF, encoded by the coding sequence atgcaattgaAACAATACATTTCTGCCTTAGCCCTCGCTATCTCTACTGCTTCCGCTGCTTCTGCCTATTCCAACAGCACCTACCAAGCTTCTTATCAGAACGCTCCTCTTTCATCAGTTAACCCAACTGCCGCTGTCTCTTCAGTGGACGCTAATGGTAACGCTGCCGCCGCCGTCCCATCAAGTAGCAGCTCTTCCACATTTTCCGCAACTAGAGGTGATACAACTACTTTGCAACCACCACAATCAGTAGTCGCACAAGAGGTTATTATAACTCACAGTGATGAAACAACTACATACTATGAAACTTCTACCCTTTACTCTACAGTTTACTTGACAAACTCTAAGTCTAAATCTGTCGCTGCCCAAGACGCTGCCCAACAACAGAAGGAAAACGTCATCACCGTCACTAAAACCGACGCCAACGGTGGTGTTGTTACTGTTGTGACTACTGTAACTGTAGGTGCTGATAGCAGACCAACCGGAACCGTCATCTCTGATGGTTCTTCTGGCACTACTACCTCTACCATTACTTCCACTTTGTTTGTTACTGTTCGTCAAAGTGCTGTAAGTGTCGGTCCATCTAATGCCCCAATTGGAAAAGAATTGGCTGGTATAAACTCTGTCAGCAGCTCCCAATCAGCATCCGCTCAAGGTTGTGTTCCAGTAACTACCACAGTCACTGATACTGTCACTGACACCGTAGTCAGCACCGTCACTGCTACCCCATCTCCTTCTATTCAATACGTAACAGTCACTATGGCTAGTAATGGTACTATAGCTTCTAACGGAACCATAAATGGTACTCACTTTTAA
- the ENV9 gene encoding Env9p (CAGL0K09152g~Ortholog(s) have role in vacuolar protein processing, vacuole organization and lipid droplet, mitochondrion localization): protein MTWDPSELPYYNPQVDDRVAVVTGGNSGIGWFTVLHLYMHGFRVYVCGRNSHKVSRAMDDIIEEAVRRHNLYLKGLHDQKPTRYLGSLQYLHTDLTDLKCVDRAAAKILRMENHLDVLVNNAGVMAVPYEITKDGFEIQMQTNYIAHFLLTMRLLPLLRCSHGRVVTLSSLGHHIIFKYSKLDETWNYFPNFVFTWFRYAMTKVASIQYTKMLAIKNPDILFVSVHPGLVMNTNLFSFWTRLPLVGIFFWLLFQVVGFMFGVSNEQGAYSTLRCSLSQELTTTNDNGKYFTTGGKESRSSYVANNLDDAASTWIWTMKQLRNRGFDI from the coding sequence ATGACTTGGGATCCGAGCGAGTTACCGTATTACAATCCGCAAGTGGATGACCGGGTGGCAGTAGTCACCGGAGGGAACAGTGGTATAGGGTGGTTTACGGTGTTGCACCTGTACATGCATGGGTTTAGAGTGTATGTGTGTGGTCGAAACTCGCACAAAGTTAGCAGGGCCATGGACGATATTATTGAGGAAGCTGTGCGCAGACATAATCTATACCTGAAAGGGCTGCATGATCAGAAGCCCACTAGATACCTGGGCAGTTTACAATATTTACACACCGATTTGACTGATTTGAAATGCGTGGACCGCGCTGCCGCTAAAATACTCAGAATGGAAAACCATCTAGACGTGCTGGTGAATAATGCTGGGGTTATGGCGGTACCGTATGAGATAACCAAGGACGGTTTTGAAATACAGATGCAGACGAATTACATTGCCCATTTCTTGCTGACAATGAGATTACTCCCGTTGCTGCGTTGCAGTCATGGTCGTGTAGTAACGCTGTCATCGCTAGGCCACCAcattatattcaaatatagCAAACTGGATGAAACTTGGAACTATTTCCCAAATTTCGTATTCACTTGGTTCCGTTATGCAATGACTAAAGTGGCCTCTATACAATACACAAAAATGCTGGCGATCAAGAACCCCGACATTCTATTTGTCAGTGTACACCCTGGATTGGTAATGAACACAAATTTATTCAGTTTCTGGACAAGATTACCTCTGGTAGGCATTTTTTTCTGGCTGCTATTCCAAGTAGTCGGATTTATGTTTGGTGTGTCGAATGAGCAAGGGGCATACTCTACATTGAGATGCTCACTCTCTCAGGAattaacaacaacaaacGATAATGGCAAGTATTTCACCACTGGTGGGAAAGAATCACGAAGTAGCTACGTGGCAAATAATCTTGATGACGCAGCATCAACCTGGATATGGACAATGAAGCAGTTAAGAAATCGAGGATTCGATATATAA
- the TVS1 gene encoding Tvs1p (CAGL0K09218g~Ortholog(s) have role in regulation of cell size and endoplasmic reticulum localization) encodes MRFWWIVTLANLCAAHMHMDDDEDMSNEMGMGVSDTNLTPVPHEPKHLHGQPILDTHLTPAERLYWEKYDTTTFFTTDLGNRSAFKFHVATMFILLFLSYPVCLILNSVASSWYLAALTANLALTVASLISLLVFSTTFPEEWYANNFYHKTSWTVLILMLVHYIAAVGTLAAKRFGSGYVSLDIETVAYPLQDYDNYEIPDVVVNDGNTEDPSRLSPPTTVTPNDDTQESSLSHSHSEESLRFTDDSHKKPRKDKLLNKIPVNSKLQTIMDKFGVFFGIIFGFLNYPMLLILFVDACTGIAIGNLLGKGPRVFNLLAHWIKGGVFFVLGIVSLARYCGVGQKYGWAWNRLIIDRRSPYANSVWFKYSPIGGITMEGFESFLIFFYGSTNVFLEHLAGAGGAWTAKDLQHVSIAFMFFGTGLCGLLVEGFLNKWRFTHALVRTDYKEEEVLVANPGYSPNPFPTFTIFWTGILMSQHAQASETSTTIHVQWGSLLSYGSFFRLFTFLILYFSPEVNMEPFKPITELVSSFCLLAGGLIFMESTDQVVEGFEYRGFTPMFTFNISVGIVSLIMAWEMILLFWRRYLASN; translated from the coding sequence ATGAGGTTCTGGTGGATTGTAACATTAGCTAATCTTTGTGCGGCACATATGCATATGGATGATGACGAGGATATGAGTAATGAAATGGGTATGGGAGTAAGTGACACTAACTTGACGCCTGTACCACATGAGCCCAAGCATTTGCATGGTCAGCCCATTCTGGACACCCACTTAACGCCAGCTGAGAGACTGTATTGGGAGAAGTATGATACTACAACCTTCTTCACTACAGACCTTGGTAACAGGTCTGCGTTTAAGTTCCATGTGGCGACCATGtttattttgttgttcttgtctTACCCCGTATGCTTAATTTTAAACTCGGTTGCCTCCAGCTGGTACCTGGCAGCATTGACTGCCAACCTGGCATTAACTGTCGCTTCTCTTATATCCCTGTTGGTATTCAGCACCACTTTTCCTGAGGAGTGGTATGCCAATAACTTCTATCATAAAACTTCATGGACTGTTCTCATCTTGATGTTAGTTCATTACATCGCTGCTGTAGGTACATTGGCTGCTAAACGGTTTGGTTCTGGCTATGTATCATTAGATATAGAGACAGTTGCATATCCTTTGCAAGATTATGACAACTACGAAATACCAGATGTAGTGGTTAATGATGGCAACACTGAGGACCCTAGTCGTCTCAGCCCGCCAACGACAGTTACTCCAAACGATGACACACAAGAGTCATCCTTGAGTCATAGTCATAGTGAAGAGTCTCTGAGGTTTACTGATGATTCGCATAAAAAGCCAAGGAAGGATAAATTGCTCAACAAGATACCTGTAAACTCCAAACTGCAAACTATAATGGACAAGTTTGGTGTGTTTTTTGGCATTATTTTTGGCTTCCTTAATTACCCAATGTTGTTGATCTTATTTGTTGATGCTTGCACGGGTATTGCGATTGGTAATTTACTTGGAAAAGGACCAAGGGTATTTAATTTACTAGCTCATTGGATTAAAGGTGGTGTCTTCTTTGTTTTAGGTATCGTCTCGCTTGCTAGATACTGCGGCGTGGGCCAAAAATACGGATGGGCCTGGAATAGGCTTATTATTGATAGAAGATCGCCATACGCAAATTCTGTTTGGTTCAAGTACAGTCCAATAGGAGGTATTACAATGGAAGGGTTTGAATCGTTCTTGATCTTTTTTTATGGTTCAACTAATGTATTTTTAGAGCATTTGGCAGGAGCTGGTGGCGCCTGGACTGCAAAGGATCTGCAACATGTTTCAATAGCATTTATGTTTTTTGGAACTGGTTTATGTGGCTTATTGGTGGAAGGATTCCTTAATAAATGGAGATTTACACATGCATTGGTTAGAACTGATTATAAAGAAGAGGAGGTTTTGGTGGCTAATCCAGGGTATTCACCAAATCCATTTCCAACATTTACGATTTTTTGGACTGGTATATTGATGTCACAACATGCTCAGGCATCTGAGACGTCGACTACCATACATGTTCAATGGGGTAGTTTGTTATCATATGGATCATTCTTCCGTCTGTTtacatttttaatattgtATTTCAGTCCTGAGGTTAACATGGAGCCTTTTAAGCCTATTACAGAATTAGTTTCATCTTTCTGTCTCTTGGCAGGTGGATTGATTTTTATGGAGTCAACAGATCAAGTGGTTGAAGGCTTTGAATATCGCGGCTTTACACCGATGTTCACATTTAACATTAGTGTGGGTATTGTCTCATTAATTATGGCATGGGAGATGATACTTCTCTTTTGGAGAAGATACCTGGCATCCAATTAA